The candidate division WOR-3 bacterium genome has a window encoding:
- the dut gene encoding dUTP diphosphatase: MSLTINIKRLDEGIPLPEYQTEGSSGLDLYASEDCILPPGEFRTIPTGIALEIPSGYEGEIRARSGLASKFGIGILNSPGTIDSDYRGEVKVILFNFGKKDFKIKKGDRIAQLIISKVEKVKLKEVKELSQTKRDDKGFGSTDL, from the coding sequence ATGAGTTTAACAATAAATATAAAAAGATTGGATGAGGGGATACCACTACCAGAGTATCAAACTGAAGGAAGTTCAGGTCTTGATCTTTATGCTTCTGAAGATTGTATTTTACCCCCTGGGGAATTTAGAACCATCCCTACAGGTATAGCTCTTGAGATTCCATCTGGTTATGAGGGAGAGATTAGAGCAAGGAGTGGATTGGCTTCTAAGTTTGGGATTGGGATTCTTAATTCTCCAGGAACAATAGATTCTGATTATAGAGGAGAAGTTAAAGTCATTTTATTCAATTTTGGTAAAAAGGATTTTAAAATAAAAAAAGGAGATAGAATAGCTCAGTTGATTATCTCAAAGGTGGAGAAAGTAAAACTAAAAGAGGTGAAAGAACTTTCTCAAACAAAGAGAGATGATAAAGGATTTGGTTCTACAGATCTTTAG
- a CDS encoding lysophospholipid acyltransferase family protein: MLFLTQFLRFTPEALREFLAKLFGTLWYIFAKGRREVIRENLLAVLGEAKEEDVKEVFINFMRVYGDILNIPNMSERYVKSMIKVPELYILKKELEKSRGLILVSCHLGGMELAGIFLSSLGFPLYSVAETRGPGMSFFNFYKRYRTKFGNKLLSLESKNLTFKLIKLLKENKIVVLIGDRDILNTGVPTKFFGRIVSIPKGIVLLSRITKAPILVGFLALNKFGSPRYIGKIFPPIYPEEFCSPLEMLDVLVKNLEEAIKMYPLQWFVFQRIWK; the protein is encoded by the coding sequence ATGCTTTTTTTAACTCAATTTTTAAGATTCACTCCAGAAGCTCTTCGTGAGTTTCTTGCGAAGCTCTTTGGAACATTATGGTATATTTTTGCGAAAGGAAGGAGAGAAGTTATAAGAGAGAATCTCCTTGCAGTTTTAGGGGAAGCAAAAGAAGAGGACGTGAAAGAGGTTTTTATCAACTTTATGAGAGTTTATGGTGATATTTTGAATATCCCAAATATGAGTGAAAGATATGTAAAATCAATGATAAAAGTCCCAGAGCTATATATATTAAAAAAGGAATTAGAAAAAAGTAGAGGCCTCATTCTTGTTTCTTGTCATCTTGGTGGTATGGAACTTGCGGGAATTTTTCTCTCAAGTTTAGGATTCCCTCTTTATTCTGTAGCGGAAACCCGTGGCCCTGGAATGAGTTTTTTTAACTTTTACAAAAGATATAGGACAAAATTTGGAAATAAATTACTCTCTCTTGAAAGTAAAAATTTAACATTCAAATTAATCAAGCTTCTTAAGGAAAACAAAATAGTGGTTTTGATTGGAGATAGAGATATTTTAAATACTGGAGTTCCTACAAAATTTTTTGGGAGAATCGTTTCAATACCAAAGGGAATTGTTTTACTTTCAAGAATAACGAAAGCTCCTATCTTGGTAGGATTCTTAGCTCTAAATAAATTTGGTTCCCCACGATATATAGGGAAGATTTTTCCCCCAATATATCCGGAAGAATTCTGTTCTCCTTTGGAGATGTTAGATGTATTAGTCAAGAATCTTGAGGAGGCAATAAAAATGTATCCTTTACAATGGTTTGTTTTTCAGAGGATTTGGAAATGA
- a CDS encoding pyridoxal phosphate-dependent aminotransferase, with translation MISERGKNTPKSSIRKLMHYADKARKEGVYVYHLNIGQPDIKTPKVILNGIRNFDEEILAYSPSQGIPELREAITEYLNEDFSLKINPDEVFITTGGSEGILFTLLAVLNYGEEILTPEPFYSNYGPFVSIAGCKLIPIETSMENGFHLPSSQKIKSLITPKTKAILVCSPNNPTGTLLTDEEMKMLVDIAFENNLWIFSDETYREIVFEGKAPKTFLQFEKAIDRIVVIDSISKKFSACGARIGYVVTKNKELYDILLKFGMARLCAPTVEQYAAIKGFRERKNIIPEIVKEYEHRRNVAFEEIGEIEGVIYRKTEGAFYTIVKLPVENAEEFIIWMLTSFRRDGKTTMITPADGCYTFPSKGINEARIAFVLNEKDLRDALRILREGLYEFNNKYKKIG, from the coding sequence ATGATTTCCGAGAGGGGTAAAAATACACCTAAGTCTTCAATAAGAAAACTTATGCATTATGCAGATAAGGCTAGAAAAGAGGGTGTTTATGTTTATCATTTAAATATTGGGCAACCAGATATAAAGACGCCTAAGGTAATTCTTAATGGAATAAGGAACTTTGATGAAGAGATTTTAGCTTATAGTCCTTCTCAAGGGATCCCAGAATTAAGGGAAGCCATTACCGAATATCTAAATGAAGATTTTTCTCTTAAAATAAACCCCGATGAAGTTTTTATAACAACAGGTGGAAGTGAGGGAATTTTATTCACTCTTCTTGCGGTTTTAAATTATGGAGAAGAAATTTTAACTCCAGAGCCTTTCTATAGTAATTATGGACCCTTTGTTTCTATTGCGGGTTGTAAACTTATTCCTATTGAGACTTCAATGGAAAATGGCTTTCATCTTCCTTCTTCTCAGAAAATAAAATCTTTAATAACACCTAAAACCAAAGCAATTCTTGTGTGTTCTCCAAATAACCCAACAGGCACTTTACTTACTGATGAAGAGATGAAGATGCTTGTCGATATTGCATTTGAAAATAATCTCTGGATTTTTTCGGATGAGACTTATAGAGAGATTGTTTTTGAAGGGAAGGCCCCAAAGACCTTTTTGCAATTTGAGAAAGCTATAGATAGAATTGTTGTTATTGATTCAATATCAAAGAAATTTTCAGCTTGTGGTGCACGGATTGGTTATGTGGTTACAAAAAATAAAGAGTTATACGATATTCTTCTTAAGTTTGGGATGGCAAGACTTTGTGCTCCTACAGTTGAACAATATGCAGCTATTAAGGGATTTAGAGAACGGAAAAACATTATACCAGAGATTGTTAAGGAGTATGAGCACAGAAGGAACGTTGCTTTTGAAGAAATTGGGGAAATAGAAGGAGTAATTTATAGAAAAACAGAAGGAGCTTTTTATACAATTGTGAAACTCCCTGTAGAGAATGCCGAAGAATTTATTATTTGGATGCTAACCTCTTTTAGAAGAGATGGTAAAACCACAATGATTACCCCTGCGGATGGTTGTTATACTTTCCCTTCCAAGGGAATAAATGAGGCAAGAATAGCTTTTGTTTTAAATGAGAAAGATCTAAGAGATGCATTAAGGATATTAAGAGAAGGGCTTTATGAGTTTAACAATAAATATAAAAAGATTGGATGA